The Thermocrinis albus DSM 14484 genome segment CACAACGCAGGTATACTCCATAGCACCGTGCTTTTCCAGAAGCTCTATGATACGGGCTGTTGTGGAACGCTTCTGACCTATGGCCACGTAAATGCAGTAAACATCCGTGTCCTTCTGGTTCAGGATAGTGTCTATACATATGGTGGTTTTGCCTGTTGACCTGTCTCCGATGATGAGCTCCCTCTGTCCTCTTCCTATGGGTATCATGGCGTCTATGGCCTTTATACCCGTTTGAAGAGGCTCGTGAACCGACTTCCTTTTCACCACACCGGGTGCTATCTTTTCAACAGGTGATCTGTACTCGTACTTTATGGGACCTTTACCGTCCAAAGGGTTGCCGAGAGGATCTATAACCCTACCTATAAGACCTTCACCTACAGGCGCGTCCAGGATCCTACCCGTTCTACGCACTAACGAACCTTCCCTTATACCGCTTTCACTCCCCAACACTATGATACCTACGTTGTCTTCTTCCAGGTTGAAGGCGAGACCTAAGGTACCCCCCTCAAATTCCACCACCTCGTTGGCCATCACGTTGTCAAGACCGTAAGCTCTGGCCACACCGTCACCTACGTAGTAAACAACTCCTACCTCTTCCATCTTTACAGTCTCTTCCAGATCCTTTATCTGCTCCCTCAAAAGTTGAAGTGCTTCCTCGTAAGTGAGACCTGCCATAGCTTTACCTCCTCAGAAAATTATAGCATAGGTCAGAACCACATCCTAAGACCTAAGAGGAAGTGGGTCCCCTCTTTCTTACCCTCTTTTCCTTTTTCCATACTGTACTGAAGACCTATGTAAGGAGCTAACTCCCTTCTAAACTCGTAGCGAAGTCTTAAACCTGCCTCCAGTCTACTCAATCCCGCTGGTCTGCTCACCTTAGGGATGTCTCTGAGATAATAAGCTCCCTCCACTCTTGGTTGAAGAACCAACTTTTGAGTTATCAGAAGGTCTACGTAGGTCTTCATGTGCAGAGATGTTCTTCCTTCTGTGTCCACCTTCATGTTGGCGTCCACTTCAAACCAGTAAGGAGCCAAACCTTCCACCCCCACCACCACATACTTTCTGAAAGGATGACGGTACTCTCCCTCCGCGCCCGCTCCCAGCCTCATGGTCCAGAAAGGTGTTACCAGTTTGCCTATGTAGATGTCCGCTCTCTTTATCTCACCATCCCCTCTCTTGAGGGAGTGGTTTCCCTCAGTCTCTATGTATACTCTGTGGAAATCTCCTCCGTACCAGAACTCAGCATCGTACCGGAAAGTTTTCTTGGAAGGAAGGTACTCCAGTCTGTCCAGGAGAAGTTTTCCGTAAAGATGGGAGGGCATGAGGGCTTGGCGCAGTTCTTCGCTTACCTCCTGAGCCATCACCGTAGAACCTATCGCCACACCTAAGAAGATGTTTCTCATCCTACTACCTCCAAAACTCTCATCATGCCGGTGTGCATGTGATACAGAAGATGACAGTGGAATGCCCAGTATCCTGGAGCGTCGGCGAGGACATCCACACACACCTTTTCACCGGATTTTATGTTGATGGTGTCTTTGGCTGGTGCGTATTCATCGTAACCGTTACGCAGATACATGAACATGCCGTGGAGGTGTACAGGATGGTCCATCATGGTGTGATTAACAAACACTATCCTTACCAACTCCCCACGACGCACCTTTATGAAATGGGTCGGGTCCCAACTCCAGCTTTTCCCATCGTACACCCACATTCTCCAGATGAACTTCTCCATGTTGCCTGTA includes the following:
- a CDS encoding copper resistance protein B, with protein sequence MRNIFLGVAIGSTVMAQEVSEELRQALMPSHLYGKLLLDRLEYLPSKKTFRYDAEFWYGGDFHRVYIETEGNHSLKRGDGEIKRADIYIGKLVTPFWTMRLGAGAEGEYRHPFRKYVVVGVEGLAPYWFEVDANMKVDTEGRTSLHMKTYVDLLITQKLVLQPRVEGAYYLRDIPKVSRPAGLSRLEAGLRLRYEFRRELAPYIGLQYSMEKGKEGKKEGTHFLLGLRMWF